A genomic region of Rhipicephalus sanguineus isolate Rsan-2018 chromosome 3, BIME_Rsan_1.4, whole genome shotgun sequence contains the following coding sequences:
- the LOC119385285 gene encoding uncharacterized protein LOC119385285: MPILDIAAGTVAQAFVATWVSRYGCPLRITTDRGRQFQSNLFSALARLLGTRLQFTTAYHPESNGMVERLHRQLKASLTAKLNREHWVEKLPLVLLGLRTALKEDLGFSAAEMLYGSTIRLPGEFFGEKPSTAPTPSEHMERLYSWLEHLRPNAPRVSREQRVFSFPDMNTATHVFVRRDTVKAPLTPAYDGPFRVLSRSNKTVTIRVRDREDIVSLDRVKPAHLMD; encoded by the coding sequence ATGCCGATTCTGGACATCGCAGCCGGGACAGTCGCACAGGCGTTTGTGGCCACATGGGTTTCACGCTATGGCTGCCCACTGCGCATAACAACCGACCGTGGACGACAATTCCAGAGCAACCTATTCTCTGCGCTGGCAAGGCTTCTGGGAACACGGCTCCAGTTCACCACGGCTTACCACCCAGAGAGCAATGGAATGGTGGAGCGGCTACACCGTCAACTGAAGGCATCTCTAACGGCCAAATTGAATAGAGagcactgggtggagaagctccctctcgttcttctgGGCCTGCGTACCGCGCTAAAAGAAGACCTCGGATTCAGTGCAGCAGAAATGCTGTACGGCTCTACAATCCGACTACCGGGAGAATTCTTTGGTGAGAAACCAAGCACTGCGCCGACACCTTCAGAACATATGGAAAGGCTATATTCCTGGTTGGAGCACCTGCGACCCAACGCGCCACGCGTCAGCCGCGAACAAAGAGTGTTTTCGTTCCCAGACATGAATACGGCAacccatgtgttcgtgcgacGAGACACAGTGAAAGCGCCGTTGACTCCTGCGTACGACGGGCCCTTCCGTGTGTTGTCGCGGTCCAACAAAACTGTGACCATTCGTGTTCGCGACAGAGAGGACATCGTTTCTCTCGACCGCGTGAAACCGGCTCACCTCATGGACTAA
- the LOC119385286 gene encoding LOW QUALITY PROTEIN: uncharacterized protein LOC119385286 (The sequence of the model RefSeq protein was modified relative to this genomic sequence to represent the inferred CDS: inserted 1 base in 1 codon): protein MGANGIVCELDGPYPGSRHDAGILGESGLYAKLQRLTHGCLYCIYGDPAYPLRPLLMRPYGGATLTTQQQLFNEGMSTVRQAVEWGFGKVIAEFAFVDFKKNQRFXLQNVGQMYRVATLLTNCHTCLYGSQTGMYFGLCAPLLEDYLVPRFN, encoded by the exons ATGGGCGCCAACGGCATTGTGTGCGAGCTTGATGGGCCGTACCCTGGCAGCAGACACGACGCCG GCATCCTGGGAGAAAGCGGTCTCTATGCCAAGCTGCAGCGCCTTACACACGGGTGCCTCTACTGCATCTATGGCGACCCAGCGTACCCACTACGGCCCCTGCTGATGCGACCTTATGGAGGTGCTACCCTCACCACGCAGCAACAGCTGTTCAACGAGGGCATGAGCACCGTTCGGCAGGCCGTTGAGTGGGGGTTTGGGAAGGTCATCGCCGAGTTTGCTTTTGTGGACTTTAAGAAGAATCAAAGAT TTCTTCAGAATGTCGGTCAGATGTACCGGGTGGCGACATTGCTTACGAACTGCCACACTTGTTTGTACGGCAGCCAAACCGGCATGTATTTTGGTCTTTGTGCACCACTTTTAGAGGATTACCTGGTGCCACGGTTCAACTAA
- the LOC119385287 gene encoding uncharacterized protein LOC119385287: protein MSDEEGTSSSSTTNASELKLPHYWPKNPRVWFSQVEARFQLRRITSQESKYLHVVAALPPDIADAIDDVLASPPSEKAYDELKSIVLKRLEASEQSRLQQLLSHEELGDKRPSQLLHRMRQLLGQQASEERQQPLLRELFLQRLPQSTRMILAGSDDVALERLAQLADRITDCTEPSKMSVAAAGISEHASRLGRLEDRVDRLAAAVENLALSNKHRPAQHRSSSRARSPQHRGHSSEAEQSVCWYHRRFRERATRCTQPCSWTGNAPARR, encoded by the coding sequence aTGTCAGACGAGGAAGGCACTTCAAGCTCATCCACAACCAACGCCTCGGAGTTAAAGCTTCCACATTATTGGCCCAAAAACCCCAGGGTGTGGTTCAGCCAAGTCGAGGCCCGCTTCCAGCTTCGACGCATCACATCGCAGGAGTCGAAATACCTCCACGTCGTTGCAGCATTGCCACCTGACATCGCTGACGCCATAGACGATGTGCTCGCCTCCCCTCCATCGGAGAAGGCCTACGACGAACTAAAAAGCATCGTCCTGAAACGTCTTGAGGCGTCCGAACAGAGCAGGCTGCAACAACTCCTGTCTCATGAAGAGCTCGGTGACAAGCGTCCCTCGCAACTTCTCCACCGAATGCGTCAGCTGCTGGGCCAACAAGCGTCAGAGGAGCGTCAACAGCCATTGCTTCGCGAGTTGTTTTTGCAGAGACTGCCACAGTCAACACGGATGATACTCGCTGGCTCGGACGACGTGGCTCTCGAGCGTCTGGCTCAACTCGCCGACCGCATCACCGACTGCACCGAGCCATCAAAAATGTCTGTTGCTGCAGCGGGAATATCCGAACATGCAAGCCGGTTAGGTCGCTTAGAGGACAGAGTTGACCGACTGGCTGCAGCAGTGGAAAACCTCGCCCTGTCGAACAAACACCGTCCTGCACAGCATCGTTCATCGTCCCGTGCTCGAAGCCCGCAGCACCGCGGCCACTCAAGCGAGGCAGAGCagagcgtctgctggtaccaccgccgtttcAGAGAGCGAGCCACTCGCTGCACCCAACCATGCTCGTGGACGGGAAACGCACCGGCCAGACGCTAA